TAGAGTGATGAAGAGATTCCCGTGCTGTGGTAGAAATGACCAAACTTTTCTGTTTACTGTTTTTCCTTGTTGAATGACATGAATGAAATCATAGGTAAGAATAAAAGGCACTTGCTCCCTTTTAATGCCAAATTTAGACTTGAAGTTTCCCAGAATATGTCCAAAGTCAATATGGAAGAGCTGACCCATTTTCTTGACCATGATGTTATCACTATTTCTGTCACCAATCCCAAGGACATAAGAAACTAAACAGTAGCTGGCACAGGACACAGTAAACTCCTCTATGGCTTGGTCATCCCCAGAATTGTATCCATTAAGCCAGTTCAGAAGGACATCTTTGCTGAAGGCTGCTGCAACAGCCACATTGCTACTGTTCAGCTGAATACTGGCAATTGTTTCAGAGGTTTTTGCCATCTTTTaattagtttgtctttttgttgtggagCTGTAAGATTTCTTCatgtattctgtatattaaatgcTTACAGGTTgagtggattccaaatattttcttccatcatgtaagtttcctttttactttcatgatgaagaacttcaatgcacaaaagttttgaatttttatgaaatcccatttatccattttttcttttgttgcttgtgttttgctGTAAAAATCTAGGAAAACATTGCCtacacaagatcctaaagatgcttccctatgttatcttctaggagttttatagttttggttctgaTATTTatatctctgatccattttgagttaaattatatatatatggtgtgaggtgagGGTATaccttaattcttttgcatatggatacccagttccatttgttgaagagattcttCTTTCCACATTAAGTgggcttggcacccttgtcaaaaatcaattgtccatagctGTGAAggttcatttctgaactctcaatttaatttcattgatctgtatgtctgaccttgtgctagtaccaagctgttttgattattgtagctttggaataaattttagcattggaaagtgtgagtcctccaagtttgttctttttcaagatggttttggctattcagaacCCCATTCCCTCCCATTTAAATTTGATAAgtgacttttctatttcttcaaaagaaggcttttggaattttgattgggatttgctgaatctgtatattgctttgggtagaattggtgtgttaacaatattttgtcttgcaatccatgaacatggaattttcttccatttatttagatcttctttgatttctttcacaatgttttagttttctgtttataagccctttacaactttggttaaatttattcctagatattttattctttaattgctattataaatggattttttcttgctttcctcttcCGATTATTAATTACTGATATGTAGACACACCACCGATTTGGgggtgttgaccttgtaccccaccactttgctgaattggtTCATTAGCACTAGTAGCTTTGTCGTGGATCTTTCAGGATTCTTGCTATATGGGATCACATCAtcttcaaatagggaaagttttacattttcttccccaatttggatgctttttaattctctctcttgcttaactgctctggctagaacttccagtacaatgttaaataacagtcatgacagtgggcatccttgtcttcttcctgatcaaagaaagaaaactttcagtctttcaccattgagtatggtgttagctgaGGGTTTTCCTATAAGCTCTTTatcattgtttcatttttccagctactaaaagaaaaaaaataaccataTACAATGGGTGGcgtaaacaacaggaatttattggctcatggttttgaaactgagagaagtccaaaatcgagttGTCAGCAAGGCTATGTTTCCTCCCTGAACAGCAGAGTGTTCTGTGGCTaactgctggcaatccttgatgcttggcttttccatcatggCAATGAACACAACAGCATCCTTTCCTTTTGCTCCTGTATCCCAGTGCCTCTCACTTCTGGCTggtccctgtggcttctccttaCATGTCAAatttgtgacttaacatatgtTATATCCTACAGAATGACCCATTTCgttagagaagaatatgtattcttctCCTCTTGGAtgaatttttctatatatttctgttaaatctaGAAAGTTTATagtattattcaagtcttctatttccttattgatcttctgtctagatgctgtatccattattgaaagtggtattttGAAGTTTCCTACTACTAATTTTGAATCATCTATTTAttccttcaaatatgtcaatttTTGCTCCATTTGTTTTGGGGTCTCTGTCATTAGGTGCTTCAATATTTATAATTgctttgtcttcttgttgaattgacccctttatcagtatatagtgatcttctttgtcccttgtaatagttttttacctaaactctattttatctgatattggtatcGCTACCCCAGCTGTCTTTGATTTATAGTTCGTGATAcacattttttcatcctttcaccttcaaagTACTTGTGTCTTTTAATTTAGTGTGaaactcttgtaaacagcatatagttgagtcatgctttttcatccattctgccaatccctgccttttgattggagaccTTAAACCATTTAAATTACAATAaccactgataatgcaggattttcttctgccttttataaatcttatacttTTTATGCCTCTCAATTCCTCCATTAATatttatggtttttctttttctttttttttttttttttccatttggagtCCTTTCTCGTttcatttctcagttttcttgcatatttttcagacattttctttgtggttaccatggttCGAATTTAACATTCTACATATGTAACACATTCGATTAGTTTTTGCTACTTGTTCAGATTCTGTGGGGAAGCAGCATCCTGAAGCATCTTACACCACTATCATGCTTTATCAGTATAGcccagaatatattttaagtaaaataataataattatcatccaaattttatgaaaacaaaatatatatatgtgtgtacaacTATAGCAATTCTacataaatataaagatatatttgccttttctatattgcatataataaaacataatttttaattataaaatcaaaatatctGATATTTACTATCATTTTTAATATCAATCACAACCAGGATTTTGTTCAAAGTTAAATAttaaggaaatatttggaaaaagttGTAGTTCACTGCCTGGCATGTGCATTTGATCAATAAGTAGGTGCATGATGGGTATAAGAAAAATGCATGAATATTGAATGGCCATAACAATAGAAGTGTTAATAGTCCTTGTTATATGCCCCTCCCACACTGGTGCAAGACAAATTCTCAACATGGTGAGAAAGATTCCTCCTTTATACACTATCAATTATAGGAATCGAAACTAAGAATAAGCACAATTCAGCAAGGaaatgtatatttttgtatttactgaATTACAAATATCTGGTAATGCAATAAAATACTCTCCTCCCCCACACACATTTACCTTTtataaaattaatcaaataagCAGAACAACTGATTCCCTATAAGCATTTCAAGGGAAAAGTTGCTGGCCATGCCTCTTACACCATCTACATGTGCAATTAAACCTCAACCTCTATTATATCACAACAATTAATATTCACAGAGGTTatccaaattaattaaaaaataaaattaatctcttTCTTGTAATCTGTTTAAAAGGCAAGAACAAATATACATGTATTTCTGATAAATAAAGAATATATCTGTTTGTTACCAGATAATCTTCAGCTATATTTTCAATATCTTTCCTTTATGATTCTTCTACATGTTGATGATAAACCACCCAACTAACCtaccaaacagaaaacaaaaatagatgtCTCACTGTCAAAATGACCTGACTCAACGATTACATGCTCACAATTGTTCACTATGTTCCTGTAATATTCAGTTGATTTTTAGAATGATATAGAAGTTATCAACTAGCTTATTTCATAATAATgagctttattctttttcctttatatgaacattttattccatgaaatacaagaaaagaatcTCATTATTTTATCCTTGTTAAGACTGAGGGAAGAGAGTCTTTCAAAATTTAACAATGTAAGCCATATGACTTGAGGCATAATTAGGAAAAGCCATTAAAACAATATGGTCCAAACATACTCCAAGATTCAAGGGCAGTATTTAGTATTTGCATGTTAAAAAACAGCTTAACTAGGTTATTGTTTCAAGATaacaaacccaaaacaaaactaaacatcAGGCACAATTCTATTAATATCTGAAGTCAATTTGGGAAATCACACATCATTCTAAACCTTTTTCTCAACATAGATTTCAATTCACCTTAGGCACTGTTATTGTaagttgagtttttttttaacttttcatttaacTATATGATTGAAACCATAtgatcttttccttttccccgtcattcattgtgtgtgtgtgtgtgtgtgtgtgtgcaagtgcaaTGACAGTGAAtataatgatattgaacatttatATGGCAATTCAATATGACAAACAATAGGTGAATTCCTAGTATGTGACAGATATGAATACTACAATTAGACAGGAGAACTACATATCTAATTAGTTTTCACTATCTTTTGAATTTTAGACAACTTGGATAAcgctttatatttattttttatggtatGGAAGGATATATGGGTTTTGAACTAAGTGCTTGGACCAATGTTACACCTATTAATAAACAGGTGGAGGTGGTTAACAAAGCTTTGTTCTCAGTATTGTAGCAACGATTATCTTTCTAGGACAGTGCCTACCATACAATAGATACTTAATAAATTCTTTTCTATTTGTGGTTATAGTTTCCTGAAGGGAAAAAGTAGGGCTCAAATGTTGAGAGGTTAAAAGGAAATGTATTATATGATAGATTTCTTGCACATTGTGGAAGCAAACATTCAAAGGATATATTCAACGGACAGCAAATAGACCTCAACTAATAGACCTCAACAGCTGTTCTTCACTGTCTGTGGTCATAGCTGATATTGGACTCAGCaggaaaaattgctaaataatatttgttttgtgtgtagATGGGTCATTTCCATGGCTAGATCTATACAGATTATTTCTCATTCTCAAATTACCACGTTCTGTGAACTGTCTCTTGGATTCTTAACATGCACTCTTCTGAAATTGAAGTTGAACATATTTTGAGCAATTCCTCCTAAAAAGAAGGTGCCTAATGTCTGAAAAGATCACATACTTTCAGGTTTAGGCTGTTGAATATACCTAATTACAGAAAAGTTTCATTTTTAGGCTTAACGGgataaaattagttttaaaaagattttattgaATTATACACAATAAATCATAACTGTGGTTTCACAgttaattgcatttaaaaagtccCCATTCTGTTTTTAAGAATGAGTaagcttaaaaagaaataaaattaatttcatcatcTGTTGAATTAAATGGAAAGAATGCTTTAATAacctaattgtttttttttaaatcaccaaatTTAAGCTCGGTAATAATAGTGTAGAGATTGAGTTGATTCTTATTGAAACCTTGAAGCATGCTGTTCTTTGCACATTTGCATTTGATAATTACCAAATGGGCAAACACATTTCTCTGTCATGGACCCAAAGATACATATTATAACTTTCGGATGGGAAATCATGTTAAAAGAATTTCTAAAATGCCTTCAGAGCTGCCAAAAGGGAATTTGAGAGGCCTTATTCGTATTTTACTGTAAGTTGCCAGAAGACACTAGTTTCACTGTTTTCAGACCCATTTCAGTCATGTTGAATTCCAATGGTGGTAAGATGCATATTGAATGAATGTCTTTTGTATGCCAGAAACTATGTGACCATATAGATTAAcacttgtttaattttcacaaaacacTGTGAAGATAGATTTTAATGTTCTTATTTTACAATCTCCCCAGTTCAGCAAGTCGAAGAAATATGTCCAAGATCAGAATATTAGTAAAGTTTTAAATCAGTTTAGTTTGACTCCCCATACTACATTGTTGAAAGTCAGTGAAAAAAGGTCAATATCGGATACTGTGTGCTTTTTAGTTCCAAATGTTTTCCTATTTAGTTTCAAATGTTCTCTCTATTGCCTATAGAAATAGAAGATATTCATTCTTAAGTTCTTTTGctgttgaaaaaaatattaaaggcagGTTTTGTAGGACAACATGTAACAGTCTTCAAATAGATCGTGGGGTTTCTGCTATATTTTTGGCAATAAATCTCCCATGAAAACTCATTCCAGATTTTACATTTATGAGTAAAGTGTCTTATATGTATGTGGtatttagacatttttcaaaggttctctctcctgccttgaaAGTTTTCAATATGGCCTTGAGATCTTGGCACACAGCTACAAGCTTCAGACCTTTTTTCCCAAAGCACAAGTAAAGAACAGAGAACCATTCTTTACAGAAGATTTTAGCCTGAGAGTAAAAATGCAATAGGAAATCTGAAACATTTCAGTCTTGAGGAAGTCACTATGGCTAAAGGATcgtgaatactgaatctctatataattttattctttttagttgctaggatatcagaatagctagaaggaaagaattgaaatcatggaactgtaacccatagcatcttttgaaatttgttctatagctacttgttaaattgtaattt
This genomic stretch from Choloepus didactylus isolate mChoDid1 chromosome 6, mChoDid1.pri, whole genome shotgun sequence harbors:
- the LOC119536911 gene encoding phosphatidylinositol 4,5-bisphosphate 3-kinase catalytic subunit beta isoform-like gives rise to the protein MAKTSETIASIQLNSSNVAVAAAFSKDVLLNWLNGYNSGDDQAIEEFTVSCASYCLVSYVLGIGDRNSDNIMVKKMGQLFHIDFGHILGNFKSKFGIKREQVPFILTYDFIHVIQQGKTVNRKVWSFLPQHGNLFITLFALMLTAGFPELTSVKDIQYPKDSLALGKSEEEALKQFKQKFDEALRESCTTKVNWMVHTVLKDYGS